The proteins below are encoded in one region of Hordeum vulgare subsp. vulgare chromosome 3H, MorexV3_pseudomolecules_assembly, whole genome shotgun sequence:
- the LOC123440042 gene encoding phospholipase A1-II 2-like, protein MFSGDMAERWTELHGSNHWDGQLDPLDVDLRRCLITYGEMIMATYEAFIAERRSPNAGMCRYRRADLFRRVEVSHPGWYSVTRYIYATASADVHGKVLLRPLCRNGRARECNWMGYVAVATEEGTAALGRRDIVVAWRGTQRALEWVADLKLAFASAAGILGAEGADGSEPSVHRGYLSLYTSVDEGSELSKQSARMQVLTEIARLMDKYKDEQTSITVVGHSLGATLATLNAVDIAANYYNKSALCTAERRAPVTAVVFGSPRTGDRDFRDMFHRLPDLRMLRVRNRPDRIPLYPPVGYADVGVELLIDTRRSPFLKPHGNESQSHDLECHLHGIAGWQGEHGEFELVVDRDIALVNKFDDCLTDEHPVPVGWKVHHNKNMVKGPDGKWVLEDHESDYEDGRDNL, encoded by the exons ATGTTCTCCGGCGACATGGCCGAGCGGTGGACGGAGCTGCACGGCAGCAACCACTGGGATGGCCAGCTCGACCCGCTCGACGTCGACCTCCGGCGCTGCCTCATCACCTATGGCGAGATGATCATGGCCACGTACGAGGCGTTCATCGCCGAGCGCCGGTCCCCGAACGCCGGCATGTGCCGGTACCGGCGAGCAGACCTCTTCCGGCGCGTGGAGGTGTCCCATCCGGGCTGGTACTCGGTGACCCGGTACATCTACGCCACGGCCAGCGCCGACGTGCACGGCAAGGTGCTGCTCCGGCCGCTGTGCCGGAACGGACGAGCGAGGGAGTGCAACTGGATGGGGTACGTGGCCGTGGCCACGGAAGAGGGCACGGCCGCGCTCGGGCGTCGGGACATCGTCGTGGCGTGGCGCGGCACGCAGCGGGCGCTGGAGTGGGTCGCCGACCTCAAGCTCGCGTTCGCCTCGGCGGCCGggatcctcggggctgagggcgcCGACGGGTCTGAACCGTCGGTGCACCGCGGGTACCTGTCGCTGTACACCTCCGTGGATGAAGGCTCGGAGCTGAGCAAGCAGAGCGCCAGGATGCAG GTATTGACAGAGATTGCAAGGCTGATGGACAAATACAAGGACGAGCAGACGAGCATCACTGTGGTCGGCCACAGTCTCGGCGCCACTCTGGCCACACTCAACGCCGTCGACATTGCCGCAAATTACTACAACAAATCCGCCCTCTGCACGGCCGAGCGCCGGGCGCCGGTCACCGCCGTCGTCTTCGGCAGCCCTCGCACCGGTGACCGCGACTTCCGTGACATGTTCCACCGCCTCCCAGATCTCCGGATGCTCCGTGTCCGGAACCGGCCGGACCGCATCCCGTTGTACCCGCCCGTGGGCTACGCCGACGTCGGCGTGGAGCTGCTGATCGACACGCGCCGCTCGCCGTTCCTCAAGCCCCACGGCAACGAGTCGCAGTCGCACGACCTCGAGTGCCACCTGCACGGCATCGCCGGGTGGCAGGGGGAGCACGGGGAGTTCGAGCTGGTGGTCGACCGGGACATCGCGCTGGTGAACAAGTTCGATGACTGCCTCACCGACGAGCACCCCGTGCCGGTGGGCTGGAAGGTGCACCACAACAAGAACATGGTGAAGGGGCCCGACGGGAAGTGGGTCTTGGAGGATCATGAATCTGACTACGAAGATGGCCGTGACAATTTGTAG